The following coding sequences lie in one Tichowtungia aerotolerans genomic window:
- a CDS encoding type II secretion system protein, translating to MKPTVNNTGITLIEVMLSIVILAILAVVAVTALFYPTYLVVMSSIEQSAINAGNTEIEAHLNNYKKPITQGSFYTDGWTVSTTNDVVDYNDLPSDYAPGTGDKVKYVLIKTTVGYRDGHSVELVTYRSLEISSSER from the coding sequence ATGAAACCGACTGTTAACAATACCGGAATTACATTGATAGAAGTAATGTTGAGTATTGTCATTCTGGCAATCCTAGCGGTTGTTGCCGTAACGGCCCTGTTTTACCCAACCTATCTGGTTGTAATGAGCAGTATTGAACAGTCCGCCATCAATGCCGGAAACACTGAAATTGAGGCACATTTGAATAATTATAAAAAACCAATTACTCAGGGAAGTTTTTATACCGATGGATGGACCGTCAGCACAACAAATGACGTGGTCGATTACAACGACCTCCCTTCTGATTACGCCCCTGGAACTGGCGACAAAGTTAAGTATGTTCTAATCAAAACTACCGTCGGATATCGAGACGGTCATTCTGTAGAACTGGTGACGTACCGATCTCTTGAAATATCATCATCTGAAAGATAG
- a CDS encoding PilW family protein, producing the protein MKAQTKSSQKGFSIIEVMITIIVASVLVLIVSMILVMTFTSWRNNNAYTDIRRDLSMASLIMMQEIRESSYGGLTVGEDYLNVESAATNKTSVFSQVDDSLVYTSEWDTFILIPRNLQSFNAVKQNDGVELTLVVANTDFAISVTNQLFVNTRN; encoded by the coding sequence ATGAAAGCACAAACCAAATCATCTCAAAAAGGGTTCAGCATTATTGAAGTAATGATCACGATCATTGTTGCTTCTGTGTTGGTTCTGATCGTCAGCATGATTCTGGTAATGACATTTACTTCCTGGAGAAACAATAATGCGTATACCGATATTCGCAGGGATCTCTCAATGGCATCCCTGATAATGATGCAAGAAATCCGAGAGTCTTCCTATGGCGGATTAACCGTTGGCGAGGATTATTTGAACGTGGAAAGCGCAGCCACAAACAAGACGAGCGTTTTTTCACAAGTTGATGACTCTTTAGTTTATACATCAGAATGGGACACATTTATCCTGATTCCCCGCAACCTGCAGTCATTCAATGCTGTAAAACAAAATGACGGTGTCGAATTGACCCTCGTCGTTGCAAACACCGACTTTGCCATTTCTGTAACCAATCAACTTTTCGTAAATACCAGGAACTGA
- a CDS encoding type IV pilus modification PilV family protein translates to MQVNPSQTKKGSTLVIVMIMVIAFSLMITALLQLGALGEQETVKQLRISQAHWLAEAGLERVLSWVAASKDFREGLSGSPQTFGPYTELAPGKYSVEVWESNISNITIRSTGSTEVGTLDDSATVQLSFRYASGIPGAIIGLNNPGHTHLDKDVLIIDGDVYRDGTLDIEGDIVSNQSAYATSPPITGDGSFTENYIPDPDSPIIDADGRFAGLINSASTQTNTIFEGALSGTIYVNGDLTLTEGISGAGTLVVYGDLIFNGNDQSVSDDVEIVVDGNISFSQHTSLGDNVEVFSQNGNICLQHDIDGGAVALIAKNGSLGHIDPEYDNTLGTIDKDHILTAGHSIGDQNPSKPSFEGVFYAEYDIIFRHKADIYGSVIAGRHMEIGHCASPGSISITYDPSVFDEEWQLDFGNNIVIINSNWKRLL, encoded by the coding sequence ATGCAAGTTAACCCCTCCCAAACAAAAAAAGGATCCACTCTCGTAATCGTTATGATTATGGTCATTGCCTTTTCTCTGATGATCACTGCTCTTTTACAACTCGGGGCGTTGGGAGAGCAGGAAACCGTTAAGCAGCTTCGTATCAGCCAGGCGCACTGGCTGGCTGAAGCAGGATTGGAACGAGTCTTGAGCTGGGTGGCTGCCAGCAAAGACTTTCGGGAAGGTCTGAGTGGAAGCCCGCAAACATTCGGCCCCTACACCGAGCTGGCACCTGGCAAATATTCAGTTGAAGTATGGGAGTCTAACATCAGTAACATTACGATCCGCTCCACCGGAAGCACTGAGGTTGGAACACTTGATGATTCTGCAACCGTTCAATTAAGCTTTCGATATGCGTCCGGAATTCCAGGTGCCATTATTGGGTTAAACAATCCGGGGCATACCCATCTTGATAAAGATGTGCTTATTATTGACGGAGATGTTTACAGAGATGGAACTCTTGATATTGAAGGAGATATTGTTTCGAACCAATCTGCATATGCGACATCGCCGCCAATCACCGGAGATGGATCTTTTACGGAAAACTATATCCCGGATCCTGACTCGCCTATTATTGATGCAGATGGACGATTCGCAGGGCTGATTAATTCCGCATCAACACAAACGAATACGATATTCGAGGGGGCATTGTCCGGAACGATTTATGTTAATGGCGACCTTACATTAACGGAAGGAATCAGTGGAGCAGGAACGCTGGTTGTCTACGGGGATCTTATTTTTAATGGAAATGACCAGTCAGTCAGTGATGATGTTGAAATTGTCGTCGATGGAAATATCAGTTTCTCTCAACATACGAGCTTGGGTGACAACGTCGAAGTCTTCTCTCAAAATGGAAACATCTGCCTACAGCACGATATCGACGGCGGTGCTGTGGCGCTAATTGCCAAAAACGGGAGTTTAGGCCATATTGATCCAGAATATGATAATACATTGGGAACGATTGACAAAGACCATATCCTAACAGCCGGGCATTCCATCGGGGATCAAAACCCGTCGAAACCTTCATTTGAAGGAGTTTTTTACGCCGAATATGACATTATTTTTCGCCATAAGGCCGATATTTACGGAAGCGTCATCGCTGGAAGGCATATGGAGATCGGACACTGCGCGTCACCGGGATCGATTAGCATCACCTATGATCCGAGTGTTTTCGATGAAGAGTGGCAGCTCGATTTTGGAAACAACATTGTGATCATCAACAGCAATTGGAAGAGACTTTTATAA
- a CDS encoding ExbD/TolR family protein, whose protein sequence is MNLSKRNNAGEAKMELQIAPLIDVVFLLLIYFMVTASLIKKEGDISFVLPATVSDPNLKIEIPVEAVIEINEDATVVLEGMRFAAEDTRLDDLVNHIKGLKQVAESQKSPFFVNLLPHHDTVHRRIIEVMDACAAAKVDSLTFSKSL, encoded by the coding sequence GTGAATTTAAGCAAGCGAAACAATGCAGGAGAAGCGAAGATGGAGCTTCAGATCGCGCCGTTGATTGACGTGGTGTTCCTGCTGCTCATCTATTTTATGGTCACCGCCTCGCTGATCAAAAAAGAAGGAGATATCTCCTTCGTACTGCCGGCTACGGTTTCTGATCCGAATTTGAAGATTGAGATTCCGGTTGAGGCGGTTATTGAGATCAACGAGGATGCAACAGTGGTCCTGGAAGGTATGCGTTTTGCGGCAGAAGATACGCGACTGGACGATCTTGTAAATCACATCAAAGGCTTAAAACAGGTTGCCGAATCCCAGAAGTCTCCTTTTTTTGTGAACCTTCTGCCTCATCACGATACGGTGCATCGTCGGATTATTGAGGTTATGGATGCCTGCGCTGCTGCAAAAGTTGACAGTTTAACATTTAGTAAAAGTTTGTAG
- a CDS encoding ExbD/TolR family protein, whose translation MKIHAKRNDDEVAVDMSPMIDLVFLLLIFFLVASAVIKIDKVPIEVPSAVYAKVPEDETGRFAITVNADDEMFIGPASDLVALEELTDRLRSEIEADPELRIVIRADKQVKYGANEKIMEACAEAGANDLIFAAFEE comes from the coding sequence ATGAAAATTCATGCCAAAAGAAATGACGATGAAGTTGCCGTCGACATGTCGCCCATGATCGATCTGGTGTTTCTTCTGCTGATCTTTTTTCTGGTGGCTTCAGCGGTGATCAAGATCGACAAGGTTCCGATTGAAGTGCCTTCGGCGGTTTACGCGAAGGTTCCGGAAGACGAAACGGGTCGTTTTGCGATCACGGTGAATGCAGACGATGAGATGTTCATTGGACCGGCCTCGGATCTGGTTGCACTGGAAGAGCTCACCGACCGGTTGAGGTCGGAGATCGAGGCGGACCCGGAGCTGCGGATCGTCATCCGGGCGGACAAGCAGGTGAAATACGGCGCGAATGAGAAGATCATGGAGGCCTGTGCGGAAGCGGGGGCGAACGACCTGATCTTTGCGGCCTTTGAGGAATAG
- a CDS encoding MotA/TolQ/ExbB proton channel family protein produces MKKTGIAIMVLLGAAGVVFGQEAAPEAAALTTENATLWQLIKTGGITMIPLGILSFAMVTFIVQNFFSLREKTLLHTEMLPELLEMMLSKKVRHALIYCRKHPSMFTNTFAAGLERCMKGEVSFDKVHEAVEEASVEQMTQLMKPIDYLSIIGATSPMLGLLGTVMGMIKAFQTMGTQGMGKPEVLAGNIGEALITTATGLIIAIPAMAFFFYFKKRFDKTLATLGRNLSYLFDALETGEKPLTFMDVEALEQMGDE; encoded by the coding sequence ATGAAGAAGACAGGAATTGCAATCATGGTGCTGCTTGGAGCGGCAGGGGTGGTCTTTGGGCAGGAGGCGGCTCCGGAAGCTGCGGCGCTGACGACCGAGAACGCCACGCTGTGGCAGTTGATCAAAACCGGTGGTATCACCATGATTCCTCTGGGGATCCTCTCCTTTGCGATGGTGACCTTCATCGTGCAGAACTTTTTCTCCCTGCGTGAAAAGACCCTGCTGCACACTGAAATGCTTCCGGAGCTTCTCGAGATGATGCTCTCCAAGAAGGTTCGTCATGCGCTGATCTACTGCCGCAAGCATCCCTCCATGTTCACCAACACCTTTGCCGCCGGACTTGAGCGCTGCATGAAAGGTGAAGTCAGCTTTGATAAAGTACATGAAGCGGTTGAAGAAGCCTCGGTTGAACAGATGACCCAGCTGATGAAACCGATCGACTATCTCTCCATCATCGGTGCAACATCCCCGATGCTCGGGCTGCTCGGTACCGTTATGGGTATGATCAAGGCCTTCCAGACCATGGGAACACAGGGAATGGGTAAACCGGAAGTGCTCGCCGGGAACATCGGTGAGGCTCTGATCACCACCGCGACCGGACTGATCATCGCGATTCCGGCGATGGCCTTCTTCTTCTACTTCAAAAAGCGTTTCGACAAAACCCTGGCCACCCTCGGCCGTAACCTCAGCTACCTGTTCGATGCTCTCGAAACCGGAGAGAAACCGCTGACGTTTATGGATGTGGAAGCGCTTGAACAAATGGGTGATGAATAG
- a CDS encoding tetratricopeptide repeat protein, with product MKHILFCIVLTAFALTWAADEEPAVAAHYKKAVLLRDQNDVAAAIEEVGKGIALNPQEEEWLAKSEVLSAELYLKQGALTSAEVTARQITLLYPETEFATEAQKLLEEINRLTEEESVQAE from the coding sequence ATGAAACATATACTTTTCTGCATTGTGCTGACAGCGTTTGCATTGACTTGGGCAGCAGATGAAGAGCCTGCCGTTGCAGCGCACTATAAAAAAGCCGTTCTTTTGAGAGATCAAAACGATGTGGCTGCCGCAATCGAAGAAGTGGGCAAAGGTATTGCGCTGAATCCTCAGGAAGAAGAGTGGCTTGCAAAAAGTGAGGTGCTGAGTGCTGAGCTGTATCTGAAGCAGGGGGCGTTGACGTCCGCAGAAGTTACGGCTCGTCAGATTACATTGCTTTACCCAGAAACTGAATTTGCAACAGAAGCGCAGAAGCTTCTGGAAGAGATCAACCGGTTAACCGAAGAAGAGTCCGTACAGGCGGAATGA
- a CDS encoding tetratricopeptide repeat protein: protein MAREIVEQKSPEEIRSEMSASGLLSEAGLLMKQQNYTAAVPYLKDYLERMKESDDKRVLALMQDVRFKLGKTGILIGDSEQAQTYFEQYMNSKPIYRRREVLKSLAVSYFESKNYEKSIAAVTNAFAPPPEVEEEEEVEEVKIDDLDKEDRGGLTKRQLKRYQEEAEEYKDEFFTEISADKPQEEPEYTVPDKVLLNLTLAESYAGLKKWKLCVDPYEYVIENADKMPRRGYAIMKLVTALSNLGEYDQVRKQIVDLANTDVRYDIRVNMAMMNAASALFNVAEYDSALMLYRMILPRRALADFHLEKANELRRNSGMREMQIALSTNDNGKVESLLGYKYAEASFEGEGAPQALGIEMPPGLAELEESIGTLLSLPPYEDDVVYRVGQLYYECGRPWEALGAFDLTTSRDPDGERGSRAFCDAIQVLSKLELYDRMEKRCFAFLDEHKDGTMPRQVAYYLTAAYQKQEKFKKIKELRPYLEGFTSADSLPAADKLMAEQYGCELYYMQAIADLMLLNYKDALQGFDLVLDKFPKSHQEDNVRYWHAMTQMFLQNYSLAYDEFEYYLGHFPKGNWVSSAWFQGGICLFGQEKYEEANERFTYVIDTYPASAVYPDACSMRGDIRASQDYEGNLKDAVSDYREAIRTAKKVAQATYATFQMAAVYELDSKNDEIIELVNNYLDTYGEEADVAKAAYWLGKIKLEQGLVGEAIDAYLDTILKYGDDVRQDGVDLIISELMNTARRLEQDDQDQLRKRLESALASSENPTLQLRLRVMLAEMDDKKIELGDTLINELETLNGAPPPVLAVICDASFANEDYSRAEEILKIFMDQFEESEYMRAAYKLRAYDLFEKGSYDEALKIVSDAQGLYGVDVDTAWAQVMKGRIELEQGNTDTARESFKMILTIRAWRGEPYAEACYYLGETEEKAGNLKKAFAWYQRTYFMYKGHAGGYWAAEGYLASARCLQKLGRDVDMRNTYRAMLYDKYVNELPQADVARQALGPAEVREINEKMAAGIQTNLTVTVESEEL from the coding sequence ATGGCCAGAGAAATTGTTGAGCAAAAGTCTCCCGAAGAGATTCGCTCTGAAATGAGTGCCAGCGGTCTGCTGTCCGAAGCCGGTCTGCTCATGAAGCAACAGAACTACACTGCTGCAGTACCCTATCTGAAAGATTATCTGGAGCGCATGAAAGAATCCGATGACAAACGGGTTCTCGCTTTGATGCAGGATGTGCGTTTCAAGCTTGGAAAAACCGGAATTTTAATTGGCGATTCAGAACAGGCCCAGACCTATTTTGAACAGTACATGAATTCCAAGCCGATTTATCGCCGTCGCGAAGTACTCAAATCGCTGGCGGTCAGCTATTTTGAATCTAAGAATTATGAAAAAAGCATTGCTGCAGTGACCAATGCTTTTGCGCCACCACCGGAAGTTGAAGAAGAAGAAGAGGTGGAAGAAGTCAAAATTGATGATCTGGACAAAGAGGATCGGGGGGGGCTGACAAAACGTCAGCTCAAGCGCTATCAGGAAGAAGCGGAAGAATACAAAGATGAGTTTTTTACTGAAATTTCTGCTGATAAACCGCAAGAGGAACCTGAGTATACAGTTCCGGATAAAGTCTTGCTTAATTTAACGCTGGCTGAATCTTATGCCGGGTTGAAAAAATGGAAGTTGTGCGTTGATCCTTATGAGTATGTGATTGAAAACGCAGACAAAATGCCACGGCGCGGGTATGCGATTATGAAACTGGTCACTGCGCTCAGTAATCTGGGTGAATATGATCAGGTTCGGAAGCAGATTGTAGATCTGGCAAACACAGATGTGCGGTATGATATTCGTGTAAATATGGCCATGATGAATGCCGCTTCTGCTCTGTTCAATGTGGCCGAATACGACAGCGCCTTAATGCTTTATCGCATGATTCTTCCTCGTCGTGCGCTGGCGGACTTCCATTTAGAGAAAGCAAACGAATTACGCCGAAATTCCGGCATGCGCGAAATGCAGATCGCTTTATCCACCAATGATAATGGTAAGGTGGAAAGTCTCCTTGGATACAAATATGCGGAAGCCTCTTTTGAAGGAGAGGGCGCGCCGCAAGCTTTGGGAATTGAGATGCCGCCGGGGCTTGCCGAACTCGAAGAGTCCATTGGAACACTGCTTTCTCTGCCTCCGTATGAGGATGATGTGGTCTATCGCGTAGGCCAACTCTATTATGAATGCGGTCGTCCATGGGAAGCTCTGGGGGCATTTGATCTCACGACATCTCGCGATCCAGACGGAGAGCGAGGTTCAAGAGCATTCTGTGATGCAATCCAGGTTCTCTCCAAGCTGGAGCTGTATGATCGTATGGAAAAACGGTGTTTTGCTTTTCTGGATGAGCACAAGGATGGCACGATGCCCCGTCAGGTGGCGTACTATTTAACCGCTGCGTATCAGAAACAGGAAAAATTCAAAAAGATCAAGGAGCTACGTCCTTATCTGGAAGGATTTACCTCCGCAGACAGCCTGCCTGCAGCGGATAAGCTGATGGCGGAACAATACGGGTGCGAGCTATACTATATGCAGGCAATTGCAGACCTGATGCTCCTGAATTATAAAGATGCTCTGCAGGGCTTTGATCTGGTTCTTGATAAATTCCCAAAATCTCATCAGGAAGACAACGTGCGGTACTGGCACGCTATGACGCAGATGTTCCTTCAGAATTATTCACTCGCGTATGATGAATTTGAGTACTATCTGGGGCATTTCCCTAAGGGGAACTGGGTTTCTTCAGCATGGTTCCAGGGCGGAATCTGCCTCTTTGGGCAGGAAAAATATGAAGAGGCAAACGAACGTTTCACCTATGTAATTGATACGTATCCTGCCTCAGCAGTTTATCCCGATGCCTGCAGCATGCGCGGAGATATTCGGGCGTCTCAGGATTATGAAGGCAATTTGAAAGATGCGGTGAGCGATTACCGTGAAGCAATCAGAACTGCCAAAAAAGTTGCCCAGGCAACGTATGCAACGTTCCAGATGGCCGCCGTATATGAGCTGGACAGTAAAAATGATGAGATTATTGAGCTGGTCAATAATTATCTGGATACGTACGGCGAAGAAGCCGATGTGGCCAAAGCCGCATACTGGCTTGGAAAAATAAAGCTGGAGCAGGGGTTGGTCGGTGAAGCTATTGATGCCTATCTGGATACTATTTTAAAATATGGTGATGATGTTCGGCAGGATGGCGTGGACTTGATTATTTCTGAACTGATGAACACGGCTCGCCGACTGGAGCAGGACGATCAGGATCAGTTGAGAAAACGTCTGGAATCAGCACTGGCATCGTCTGAAAATCCCACACTGCAATTACGACTCCGAGTCATGCTGGCAGAAATGGATGATAAAAAAATCGAGCTTGGCGACACTCTGATCAATGAGCTGGAAACTTTAAACGGGGCTCCGCCACCGGTTCTGGCCGTTATTTGTGATGCTTCATTTGCTAACGAAGACTATTCCCGAGCCGAAGAAATTCTGAAAATATTCATGGATCAGTTTGAAGAATCTGAATATATGCGGGCCGCCTACAAACTGCGCGCGTACGATCTGTTTGAAAAAGGAAGCTATGACGAGGCCCTGAAGATTGTCTCGGACGCACAGGGACTTTACGGAGTTGATGTAGATACAGCATGGGCTCAGGTAATGAAAGGTCGCATTGAGCTCGAGCAGGGCAATACGGACACAGCTCGTGAGTCCTTTAAAATGATTCTGACAATTCGTGCGTGGAGGGGTGAACCGTATGCCGAGGCTTGTTATTACCTGGGAGAAACGGAAGAAAAAGCCGGTAATCTTAAAAAAGCCTTTGCGTGGTACCAGAGAACCTATTTCATGTATAAAGGTCATGCAGGCGGGTACTGGGCTGCCGAAGGATATCTGGCAAGTGCACGCTGCCTGCAGAAACTGGGACGAGATGTCGATATGAGAAATACATATCGTGCAATGCTTTACGACAAATATGTGAATGAGCTGCCTCAGGCCGACGTGGCTCGTCAGGCTCTCGGACCGGCTGAAGTCCGTGAGATTAATGAAAAAATGGCTGCCGGAATTCAAACCAACCTGACGGTTACTGTCGAATCGGAGGAACTCTAA
- a CDS encoding aminoglycoside phosphotransferase family protein, with translation MTDSAYTELLKAWGIGFAERKQDLAIAGSPERTAMRTVVRDEKGKFWILEQIEPDNLDRKQQVAENITCLSKHIHSVHPWCRSVEKQFFQTFGNHNWMVRPYVEGMPLDRETWLNEPWRLEAMAEFLIRLQKCSGLQSASFFSMPDYTAKRMKAWGSRYPKLAEALSPVFGRLRNGFFSVHDSLPTAFCHGDFHPLNIVWGEGHIRSVIDWEFCGIKPELYDVALLLGCIGFDDPDNLIREPAVRLVGRLKESGFGDHQSWNELTGLMATIRFGWMSEWIRRQDEESVEMEVVYIDILVDQASFLSKTWGLG, from the coding sequence ATGACAGATTCGGCATATACCGAACTGCTGAAGGCCTGGGGGATTGGATTTGCTGAAAGGAAACAGGATTTAGCAATTGCTGGAAGCCCGGAACGGACTGCAATGCGAACCGTGGTTCGAGATGAAAAGGGAAAGTTTTGGATTCTGGAGCAGATTGAGCCGGATAACCTGGACCGCAAACAACAGGTTGCTGAAAATATCACTTGTCTGTCGAAGCATATTCATTCTGTTCATCCCTGGTGCAGGTCGGTCGAAAAACAGTTTTTCCAAACATTTGGAAATCATAACTGGATGGTTCGGCCCTATGTTGAGGGAATGCCGCTGGATCGCGAAACCTGGCTTAATGAACCGTGGCGGCTTGAGGCAATGGCTGAATTTCTAATCCGGCTTCAGAAATGTTCCGGATTGCAGTCGGCGTCGTTCTTTTCCATGCCTGATTATACGGCAAAGAGAATGAAAGCATGGGGCAGCAGGTACCCTAAGCTTGCGGAAGCTCTGTCTCCAGTATTCGGCAGGCTTCGGAATGGATTCTTTTCTGTGCATGATTCGTTGCCGACGGCTTTTTGTCACGGGGATTTTCACCCGTTGAACATCGTGTGGGGGGAAGGTCATATTCGGTCAGTGATCGACTGGGAGTTTTGCGGGATCAAACCGGAACTGTACGATGTGGCGCTGCTGCTCGGGTGCATCGGTTTTGATGATCCGGACAACCTGATCAGAGAGCCTGCGGTTCGGTTGGTTGGTCGGTTGAAAGAGTCCGGATTTGGCGATCATCAATCATGGAACGAACTGACCGGATTGATGGCAACGATTCGTTTTGGATGGATGTCTGAATGGATTCGCAGACAGGACGAAGAGTCCGTAGAGATGGAGGTTGTTTACATCGATATTCTGGTCGATCAGGCGAGTTTTCTTTCAAAGACGTGGGGCTTGGGTTAG
- a CDS encoding patatin-like phospholipase family protein, whose product MRLFRRKPKKIGLALGGGGARGLAHIHVLETLDELGIRPHAIAGTSIGSIMGALYASGLTGLEIRDLVDRLLLRNVEKVSDVFTRKDILRWIGLIDPSFQRGSLVKGEKFVRFLSESMDCSAFEELQIPLHVSTTDYTSGQEVVFSSGDLLSAVRASMAIPGFFAPVEREGKVLVDGGLVNPLPYNLLKQECDAVIAVDVSGSLEMPNKRPDFFDAMLGSFDIVQSALISEQLRRDPPAVYLKPDLHGIRILEFNKAGLVFEQSEPIRGLLKDKAGRLL is encoded by the coding sequence ATGAGATTGTTTCGCAGAAAACCTAAAAAGATCGGGCTTGCGCTGGGCGGGGGTGGCGCGCGCGGGTTGGCGCATATCCATGTGCTGGAAACCCTCGATGAACTTGGGATTCGCCCTCATGCAATTGCCGGGACAAGCATCGGATCAATTATGGGGGCGCTGTATGCTTCCGGCCTGACGGGATTGGAAATCCGTGATCTGGTTGATCGGTTGCTGCTGCGAAATGTTGAAAAGGTTTCAGATGTGTTTACCCGAAAAGACATCTTGAGATGGATTGGACTGATTGATCCGTCTTTTCAGCGCGGTTCGCTGGTTAAAGGAGAAAAGTTTGTCCGATTTCTGTCAGAATCAATGGACTGCAGCGCTTTTGAGGAATTGCAGATTCCACTTCATGTCTCGACGACCGATTACACCTCCGGACAAGAAGTGGTTTTTTCTTCCGGAGATCTTCTTTCTGCAGTGCGCGCCAGCATGGCGATTCCCGGCTTTTTTGCTCCTGTGGAACGCGAAGGAAAGGTGCTGGTAGATGGCGGGCTGGTAAATCCGCTGCCGTATAATCTGCTAAAACAGGAATGCGATGCAGTTATTGCTGTTGATGTGAGCGGATCTTTGGAGATGCCGAATAAACGACCGGATTTTTTTGATGCGATGCTCGGCAGTTTCGATATTGTGCAGTCTGCGTTGATTTCCGAACAGCTTCGGCGTGATCCTCCAGCCGTCTATTTGAAACCAGACCTGCACGGAATTCGCATTCTGGAATTCAACAAAGCCGGCTTGGTGTTTGAACAGTCCGAGCCCATCCGTGGTCTATTAAAGGACAAAGCAGGAAGGCTTCTATGA
- a CDS encoding KamA family radical SAM protein — MSHLFQNCKLTSYYKHLLETLGNDHPLCRTVLPINDRAPLSGELADPLGEEKHRVCPGLIHTYPDKVLLLATLKCAVYCQYCTRGRLVGPGFQTFENSEDHDDVLSNEWKLSDNVFQTLENLKGVRDVLISGGDPLTLPDAELDAVFSKVRKISHIRTVRLGSKVPAVMPERITPKLAGLLTEHRIWLQLHFIHPAELTEEVGLALDTLAEAGVPMVAQTVLLKGINDDADTLTELFYGLLENRVKPYYLFQCDPVLGSSSFRTPVQKGLDLMQELQGRGSGLALPNFCIDAPGGGGKIVLHPGTVLQRKKDSIVLTNYQGKEYLYPDNL; from the coding sequence ATGTCTCATCTGTTTCAAAATTGTAAGCTGACTTCGTACTATAAACACCTTCTGGAAACCCTTGGAAACGACCATCCGCTTTGTCGAACAGTGCTGCCGATCAACGACCGAGCCCCTTTGTCCGGCGAGCTGGCAGATCCTTTAGGAGAAGAAAAGCATAGAGTGTGCCCCGGGCTCATACATACATATCCGGATAAAGTTCTTCTGCTTGCAACGCTCAAATGTGCGGTCTATTGCCAGTATTGCACGCGCGGTCGATTGGTTGGTCCGGGGTTCCAGACCTTTGAGAATTCAGAGGATCATGACGATGTTTTATCCAATGAGTGGAAACTCTCAGATAACGTTTTCCAAACCTTGGAAAACCTGAAAGGCGTGCGCGATGTGCTGATTTCCGGCGGCGATCCGCTGACGCTTCCTGATGCCGAACTCGACGCTGTTTTTTCCAAGGTTCGGAAAATCAGCCATATTCGGACTGTTCGGCTTGGATCCAAGGTCCCGGCGGTGATGCCGGAACGCATTACTCCGAAACTGGCCGGTCTCCTGACGGAACATCGGATTTGGCTTCAACTGCATTTTATTCATCCGGCAGAGCTGACGGAGGAGGTTGGCCTGGCGCTTGACACGCTGGCAGAAGCAGGCGTTCCTATGGTCGCGCAGACAGTTCTTTTAAAAGGAATCAATGATGACGCCGATACGCTGACAGAACTGTTTTACGGACTGTTGGAAAACCGGGTGAAGCCGTACTATCTGTTTCAGTGCGATCCGGTGCTTGGGTCGTCGTCGTTCCGCACACCGGTTCAAAAGGGGCTCGATCTGATGCAGGAACTGCAAGGAAGGGGGAGTGGCCTCGCGCTGCCGAATTTCTGTATTGATGCGCCCGGCGGCGGTGGAAAAATTGTTCTTCATCCAGGCACTGTTTTGCAGCGAAAAAAAGATTCGATCGTCCTTACAAATTATCAAGGAAAAGAATATCTTTATCCGGATAATTTATGA